The nucleotide sequence actatctacctcattggtgaccctcggactatccttgatcggactttgctggctttaccttgcactaaacgtttttcccttatcatgtatcgatccactgtgaacggctcgattgtaatcatgtgtggtctttccgctgactggatagcacgcaactaaggcttttcattgtacctcggcacacctgacaataaattaaactgaactgaggtATTACGAGTTATGTATCAAACTGGGTCAATGGGGGATCTCCAAGATGAAACAAAAGGAGACACAAGGTTGAGGGTCACAATGTCCTGtcaagcaactgtccatatggtgccagcgcaataacctggccctcaacaccagcaaaaccaaggaactgattgtggactttggaaggagtaggagggggacccacagccccatttacatcagcgggtcgatggttgaaagggtcaagaacttcaaattcctgggcgtgcacatctctgaagatctttcctggtccgagaacactaacgcaattatcaaaaaagctcatcagcgcctctacttcctgagaagattacggagagtcggattgtcaaggaagactctctctaacttctacaggtgcacagtcgagagcatgctgaccggttgcatcgtggcttggttcggcaatttgagcgccctggagaggcaaggactacaaaaagtagtaaacactgcccagtccatcatcggctctgaccttccttccatcgaggggatttatcgtagtcgctgcctcaaaaaggctggcagtatcatcaaagacctacaccatcctggccacacactcatctccctgctaccttcaggtagaaggtacaggagcctgaagactgcaacaaccaggttcaggaatagctacttccccacagccatcaggctattaaacctggctcggacaaaactctgattattaataaccactttctgttatttgcactttaccagtttatttattcatgtgtgtatatatttatatcataataataataataataactttatttataaagcactttaaacaactgcagttgccacaaagtgctgtacatgagaactcatggacaaaaagctattacaaacaattaaaaaccattaaaaaaccgtaaaacgaaggactataaaaaacacactaaaaattaaaagacattaaaagcactaagaacaggagcaatgcctcagccagtgtcgaaagccaaagaataaaaatgtgtttttagggaggatttgaagatggacagtgagggggcctgtctgatgtgcagcggcaaggtgttccagagtgccggagcagcaacagaaaaggctctatcccctctgagcttccgcttagaccttggtacctcaaggagcagctgatcagctgacctgaggcaccgggcaggagcatataggtggagcagctcagagaggtaaggcggggcgagcccattcaacgatttaaaaacaaataaaataattttgaaatgaactcgaaagtgcactgggagccagtgaagggaggccaaaattggcgtaatgtgctccctctttcgagttccggtcaaaaggcgagcggcagcattttgaacaagtcatggtatatggacacatttatctgttttgtagtaaatgcctactattttctgtgtgcttaagcaaagcaagaatttcattgtcctatacagggacacatgacaataaactcacttgaacttgaacttgtctctATTTGACAATGGTGGAAACACTAACCCTTATCCGATCCGATGGACATTCCTGACGTTTACACCAGCCAGGGACAGAGGCAGAACCAGGTTTGAAACATCTCAGAGAACTTTCTGGATCCGCACCCTGTGTTCCATGCGTGTGTTTCTCCGTACGGGAGGCGgagtggatcgaacccgggtctctggcgctacgaggcagcagcactaccagctgcaccaccgtgccatcttcattgtctaaagggcctgcccacttgccgattttttcggcgactgacggatcaggtcaccgaaacatttgcgacgtgatgacgtatgacgctcgGCGTTTTTCAAGTGTCGCTACATTTTTTTgtcaccactggattttgaaattttcaaataaatcgccaagttggacaggcccttaaacgacCAGTAGTTTCTTTATAGATGGGGACTCATCCTTTTACTGTGAGTAGGGGCAAATACCAAGGCTGCCGTCAGACAATCCGTGAACCTTACCTCGATCTCTGAACCCAAGTACAAGTCACAGATGCCGTAACGTCCATTCTGTTCCCTGTATCCTCGAACCGCTTCCAGGAACACACGGGCCTCAAAGGAGTCTCTGCCAAAGAGCACTGCAAGGAAGACACAGGCACCGGAGCACACTGGTTTGAATTATCACACGAAGAGACTTCTCTTTGCAAATCTGTTCAGGAACAGTAGGGGTTACAATatggaagagtacagcacaagatcCGGAGAGACAAAGAGCtgcagctttagtttagagatacagcgcggaaacaggcccttcggcccacctaatctgcaccgaccagcaatccccgcacattaacactatccgacacacactagggacaatttttacatttacaccaagccaactaacctacaagcttgtacgtctttggagtgtggggggaagctgaagatctccgagaggtcacggggagaacgtgcaaactccgtacagacagcacccgtagtcgggatcgagcccgggcccctggcgctgtgaggcagcaactccacccgcTGCCGCCCCAGTAGGGGGGGAAGGAAGTGGGGAGGAAAGCTCTTACCAGCGTTTAGACGTCGAACCCCATCGGCAAGGAGCATTGCCCAGGTGTGAGAGTCGTCATCAGTGCGGAAGCTGAGAAGGAGGTGGGGTCTGTAGGCGTGCCACAGGAAGAGTTGGTGCCTTGTCGGAAAGCTCATGTGTTGTTCTTCCAAGTGAGAGTCTGCCACACCTGCAAAGCAGCGACTACATTTAGGCAGCACCTTTCACAGCCACACGCTcccagcatttagtttagttccagtttagagatacagcgtggaaacctcttctggaccctgtccaaggccagcacatccttgctcAGATATAGCGCTCACTACTCACAATACTCCCACTGTGGTCCAGCCAGTGCcttgtaaagcctcagcattgcatccttgctttaaagtttagtttagtttattgtcatgtacagtgaaaatcttttgttgcgtgctaaccagtcagcggaaagacaatatgtgattacaatcgagccatttactgtgtcTAGATACACATTGTGGATATACTCAAAATGATGCTAGCATTCCTTGGGTGTCCATACACTGACGGGTGAGGAATAGAAAACATAGCCAaagggtgcaggagttggccatccagcccttcgagccagcaccgccattcaatatgatcatggctgatcatccagaatcagtacctcgttcctgctttctctccatatcccttgattctgttagcccgaagagctaaatctaactctctcttgaaaacatccagtgaattggcctccactgccttctgtggcagataattccacagattcacaactctctgggtgaaaatggttttcctcatctttgtcctaaatggcctactccttatacttaaactgtgacccctggttccagactcccccccaatatggggaacatttatcctgcatctagccagtccaatcccttaataattttatataagtaggaaagaactgcagatgctggtttagatcgaaggtggacacaaaatgctggagtaactcagcgggacaggcagcatctctggagagaaggaattggtgatgtttcgggtcgtgacccttcttcagactgatcttcagagatgatgcctgtcccgctgagttactccagcattttgtgcatactttaatttctataagattccctctcaaccttctaaattccagtgaatacaagcccagtcatagaaacatagaaaataggtgcaggagtaggccattcggcccttcgagcctgctccgccattcaatatgatcatggctgatcatccaactcagtatcccgtacctgccttctctccataacccctgatccctttagccacaagggccacatctaactccctcttaaatataataataataataataataactttatttataaagcactttaaacaactacagttgccacaaagtgctgtacatgagaaatcatgaacaaaaagctattacaaacaattaaaaaccattaaaaaccgtacaacgaaggactataaaaaacacactaaaaattaaaagacattaaaagcactaaaaacaggagcaatgcctcagccagtgtcgaaagccaaagaataaaaatatgtttttagggaggatttgaagatggacagtgagggggcctgtctgatgtgcaacggcaaggtgttccagagtgccggagcagcaacagaaaaggctctatcccctctgagcttccgcttagaccttggtcaatgaactggcctcaactaccttctgtggcagagaattccagagattcaccactctctgtgtgaaaaatgttttcctcatctcggtcctaaaagatttcccctttatccttaaactgtgaccccttgtcctggaatcgatccattctttcatcgtatgtcagtcccgcctggGACTGGATGAGAAGGTGCAGCCCCAGGTCTGATCCCCCGCCCCCGTGCTCTCTTACCATTGAACGCAGGCCAGCTTTGTCTCAGCATCTCCCTGTAGGCGGACACCTCGTTCAACAGGATGCAGCCCGAAAGGCGTATCTCGCTGTCTGCTCTCGCTCCTCTCTGGGCAGCCTGTAGCACAGGGAGGCAGAGTTACAGCACACAGGACCTCAGCAAACTCAGAGAGTTTTATTTTTTAacccaaaaataaatgtaatcaattatcacaagaataatatgtacaatagaaaaaaaaacaacaattctGCCACCAGAATACAAAgttaaacaaatattcttaaagatCAACTATACTGAGTATTAAACAacgatgttacaatccttgtcaagattCTGTTTTCTAGGCTTTAACCAATCTTCTTTCCATGCAAGTAATTTCCCCCAAatctttcatgttcataagtgataggagaagaattaggccatttggcccatcaagtctactccaccattcaaccatggttgatctatctttccctcctaaccccattctcctgccttctccccataacccctgacacccgtactcatcaagaatctatctatctctgccttaaaatatccatggcctccacagccttctgtggcaatgaattccacagattcgccaccctctgactaaagaaattcctcctcatctccttcctaaaggagtgtcctttaattctgaggctgtgacctctagtcctagactctcccactctgtGGGAATCCTTTATTTTAGGTAAGACTGGTATGAGTGAAGATGTGGTTATATTTGCAATAGCTCCATCTGGTGGTGGATGGCAGCTCGATCTCACGTGGCTAGCTTATGCAGTCCATAAGTCTGGCTTTGGTTTttttctaatgtgtaggaaggaactgcagatgctgatttaaaccaaagatagacagaaaaagctagagtaactcagcgggacagggagcatctctggagagaaggaatggatgacatttcggtttGAGGCCTTTCTGCAGCTGTTAGTCCATTCCCTTTgtcttattttcacaccttacacttccttatctacgtatctccctctcccgacatcagtctgaagaaggatctcgacctgaaacgtcacccattccttctctccagagatgctgcctgtcccgctgagttactccagcattttgtgtccatcttcacagcactctttccagcttgatgacaCCTCTCCAATAGCAACTGGTAACATGATTACCTCTTTAGTTTCAAAACACTCCAACAGGTAGCTCGCCTTCATCACAAAGTATTTCTCCTTCCACTTCCTCTTGTGTTCCACATACTGCATGATGTAGCCACTGGATATCACTTGGTCAGTACTTCCGGACTCCTGGGgaaagaagagagacacaaaatgctggagtatctctgcgggacaggcagcatctctggagagaaggaatgggtcgagtcccttcttcagactctgagaagaggggatatggggagaaggcaggaacggggtactgcttggggatgatcaaccatgatcacattgaatggcgatgctggctcgaagggccgaatggcctactcctgcacctattgtctattgccagttTTTATTATTCATTGGAAGTATcaggttcaatatctccccctgaATATTGAGGACAATTCTCtgcaacatcagaggttgagggaatgctcgacagaagtatataaaattatgagaggcatagacaaggtagacagtcagaaccttgttccCAGGTTGGAACTGTCCAACATTAGAGGGCTTATAGCGAGAGGCGGAACGTTtgctggagatgtgcggggcgagtttttttacacagaaacttCACGGAGCGAGCTGCcaaggtggcggtggaggcagataccatagtggcgtttaagtgacttttagataggtacatggatgtgcagggaatgaagggttatgggtcatgtacaggcagatgagatcagttgaacTTGGTTTTTCCCCCCATTATCATTCTATCTTCTTGCCCACTCTCATATGTTGTTGATGTCCTTTCacagatcagcttggttaaggttaatttagagatacagcgtggaatccacAGAACCtccacatcagactgaagaagggtctcgacccaaaacgtcaccttttccttcgctccatagatgctgcctcacccactgagtttctccagttttatctaccttcagcttaacttggcattgtgtttggcacagacattgtgggccgaagggcctgttcctgtactgtgctATGCTGTATGTTCTcttaaggtgggagggagacAGTCTAAGCAATCATTACGTTACtcgatttatctttgatttaagccagcatctgcagttcgttcctacacatggACTAACAGCCTGGGTTCATGATCATAGATGCAGACGGGTCTGAATCCCACAGCTGTGTAATTTACATTCAAATAATAAATCTGGGTCTAGTGCTGATCCCAGGAAGGGTGACCATGAAACCAGGCAACGGGTGTAAAATCAGAGcagtgcagtgggtagagctgctgcctcacggcgccagagacccgggttcgatcccggcctcagctgctgcctgtgtggagtttgcacgttctgcctgtgaccgcgtgggttttctccgtccgggtgctccggtttcctcccacgtcccaaagacagatgggtttgcatgttaattctgtaaattgtccacagtgtgtgggtgtgattgtgggataatatagaactagtgtgaacgggccatggatggtcggcgtggactctgcggCTTCTgtggattccacgctgtatctctaaattaaacttaaccaagctgatctgtGAAAGGACATCAACAACATATGTGAGCGGGCAAGAAGATAGCAGAGTGATAATGTGGGAACATATGAGTCTGTGCACTTTGGAAGAATAGGATAGATTATATTTTAAATGGTGAGAAAGCGGTAAATGTTTGTGTACAGGAGGATCAGGGTGTGCAGGCTAAGGAGGTgcagaaagtaaacatgcaggtgagGGAAGCATTCAGGAAGTCTAATAGTTGTCATTCTTTAGCACAAGGGTACAGAGTACAAAGCTAGGGGCACAGAGTGTAAAGGCAACAAGCGAGGCCAGGTACAATGAGaacaaacaggccatttggcccctctagCCCAGCCCACACCTGTGGAAAGACAGAGCCACCTGGCTGATTCCCAAgagtcatgcccctgtcccacttaggaaacctgaacggaagcctctggagactttgcaccccgcccaaggtttccgtgcggttcccggaggtttttgtcagtctccctacctgcttccactacctgcaacctccggcaaccacctgcaacctctgggaaccgcacggaaaccttgggtggggcgcaaagtctccagaggtttccgttcaggtttcctaagtgggacaggggcataagattttACTTTATCCAGACCAATGGGAAACTGCACCCGCTCGCCTGGCCCAGCGTGGGACCCACACTAGGTTGCCCACCGTCGGGCCCCAACACTCCTTACCTTGTTGTGCAGCAGTTGAGCAGCGTGGCTCGCCTGCATCTCCAGCTCGCTGCAGACCTGGTTGAGGAAGGCTGCCGCGCAGCACCTGCGACAGTGAGGTCGCATGTCGTCCAGGACCTCGTCCGTCCTCCCTGAGGATGCAACAGACAGAAACTCAGTCGGCGGGCAGAGACAGCaactggaggcagctggcacaatGATCACCCACACCAACACCACTGACTTCATCTATACCACCAACCACCAgtgagtcgtacagcgtggaaacaggcccttcggcccaacttgcccacacccaccaacatgccccatctacagtattcacacctgcctgcgtttgacccatatccctccaaacctatcctgtctatgtaccttaaatccactttagttttagttttagttcttagagatacagcgtggaaacagggccttcagcccaccaagtccgcaccgaccagcgatccccgcacattgacacgacccaacacacacaagagacaatttacatttataccaagccaattaatttacaaacctgtacgtctttggagtgtgagaggaaaccggagcacccggagaaaacccacgcaggtcacggggagaacgtgcaaactccatacagacagcacccgtagtcaggatggaacccgggtctctggtgcaactctaccactgcacccctGTACCACTTACAGCTGGTCAACCAACCACTCTAGCTCCACTTACCACAGAGACTcgtgaatagctcgattgtaatcatgtattgtctttctgctgactggatagcacgcaacaaaagcatttcactgtacctcaataaatgtgacaataaactaaactcaaattaatagtaatctgaggggtaacattttcactcagaaggtggtgggtgtatggaacaagctgccagagaaggtagttgaggctgggactatcccaacgtttaagaaacagttagacaggtacatggataggaccggtttggagggatatggaccaaacgcgggcaggttgggactggtgtagctgggacatagaaacaaagaaacatagaaaataggtgcaggagtagaggccattcggcccttcgagcctgcaccgccattcaatatgatcatggctgatcatccaactcagtatcctgtacctgccttctctccataccccctgatccctttagccacaagggccacatctaactccctcttaaatatagccaatgaactggcctcaactaccttctgtggcagagaattccagagattcaccactctctgtgtgaattttttttttctcatctcggtcctaaaggatttcccccttatccttaaactgtgaccccttgttctggacttccccaacatcgggaacaatcttcctgcatctagcctgtccaaccccattgttggccagtgtgggcaagttgggccgaagggcctgtttccacactgtgtcactctatgccaATGCTGGGGGTTGAATGCGTGTGAAGGCAGCAGCCTAGTCACGGGAAGTTGTCATTAAACAGGTCACCAGAGTTCCTGCGTGTGTACAGCAAAcctgctgcctgtgtgtgtgccaaAACCAGGGATGGGTGTTTGTTCCAAAACAAACTGTACATTGCCTTGCCTCCTTCACACTCTCTTCTGTGACCTTCCTTGTTTAACCAGTGCATCCGAGCTCTCAGCCCCCGTCGAACACGTTCAACACCCACAAACCCAGGATGgagtttaatcatggctgatctatctctccctctcaaccccattctcctgccttctccgcagaaactgacacctgtactaagcaagaatctatcaatctctggcgTAAACATACCCaaa is from Amblyraja radiata isolate CabotCenter1 chromosome 35, sAmbRad1.1.pri, whole genome shotgun sequence and encodes:
- the niban3 gene encoding protein Niban 3 isoform X1; protein product: MGLNFSAQLDSRMRDYLRGRTDEVLDDMRPHCRRCCAAAFLNQVCSELEMQASHAAQLLHNKESGSTDQVISSGYIMQYVEHKRKWKEKYFVMKASYLLECFETKEAAQRGARADSEIRLSGCILLNEVSAYREMLRQSWPAFNGVADSHLEEQHMSFPTRHQLFLWHAYRPHLLLSFRTDDDSHTWAMLLADGVRRLNAVLFGRDSFEARVFLEAVRGYREQNGRYGICDLYLGSEIEILSNLVMEDLCPVLETQLIPHVRGPESKRKQTWLRMLGAMFGVVEGRVSERFQALVQDNEEQRQRLERVVRPDLSQILTSKKQLGHKLQASVGERVRDFCRAQVEPQLGSVRDAVAASVRDLLAETRTLFSQDVGEVISAVKSGGDNCSLPEVSRPAPGVATSLGTATSLLQEDQPAGTSPGQSGPTFHF
- the niban3 gene encoding protein Niban 3 isoform X2, translating into MGLNFSAQLDSRMRDYLRGRTDEVLDDMRPHCRRCCAAAFLNQVCSELEMQASHAAQLLHNKESGSTDQVISSGYIMQYVEHKRKWKEKYFVMKASYLLECFETKEAAQRGARADSEIRLSGCILLNEVSAYREMLRQSWPAFNGVADSHLEEQHMSFPTRHQLFLWHAYRPHLLLSFRTDDDSHTWAMLLADGVRRLNAVLFGRDSFEARVFLEAVRGYREQNGRYGICDLYLGSEIEILSNLVMEDLCPVLETQLIPHVRGPESKRKQTWLRMLGAMFGVVEGRVSERFQALVQDNEEQRQRLERVVRPDLSQILTSKKQLGHKLQGTSTPGRDPSQVMTPGHPNHKQLTTPGLTSRTS
- the niban3 gene encoding protein Niban 3 isoform X3 — translated: MGLNFSAQLDSRMRDYLRGRTDEVLDDMRPHCRRCCAAAFLNQVCSELEMQASHAAQLLHNKESGSTDQVISSGYIMQYVEHKRKWKEKYFVMKASYLLECFETKEAAQRGARADSEIRLSGCILLNEVSAYREMLRQSWPAFNGVADSHLEEQHMSFPTRHQLFLWHAYRPHLLLSFRTDDDSHTWAMLLADGVRRLNAVLFGRDSFEARVFLEAVRGYREQNGRYGICDLYLGSEIEILSNLVMEDLCPVLETQLIPHVRGPESKRKQTWLRMLGAMFGVVEGRVSERFQALVQDNEEQRQRLERVVRPDLSQILTSKKQLGHKLQGTSTPGRDPSQVMTPGLTSRTS